AATTGACCTTCATCAGGTGGAAGGCCTCAAGCGCATCCGCATCAGTTCGATCGAGGCAAGCCAAATCACCGATGAAGTGATCGAGGTCATCAACAACTCCGATCGTGTCGTACGCCATCTGCATGTACCGTTGCAAGCGGGCGATGACGAAGTGTTGAAGCGCATGCGCCGCAAGTATACGACTGCTGAGTTTTACGAAAGAATGGTCAAAGTACGCGAAGCATTGCCAGGAGCAGCGATTACGACAGACGTCATCGTAGGCTTCCCTGGTGAGACCGAAGAGCAATTCTGGAACGGATACGAGTTTATGAAGAAAATCGGTTTCGCCGAGATGCACGTATTTCCGTACTCCATGCGTACAGGTACACCAGCAGCGCGTATGACGGATCAAATTCCTGAAGAGGAAAAGAACGAGCGCGTTGCGAAGCTTCTGGAGCTCAATCAGGAACTGACCTTGGCATACTCCAAGAAATTCGTAGGGGATGTACTGGAAGTCATTCCAGAGCGTCCGTTTAAAGAAGCACCTGATAGCGGTCTTCTGATGGGCTATTCGGACAACTACCTGAACGTCGTCTTCCCTGGCGATGAGAGCATGATCGGCAAGATTTGCAAGGTCAGACTGGATGAACCAGGCTCGGAATACTGCAAAGGGACTTTTGTTCGCGTAGTGGAAACAGAGGCGCTGCCTTACCTGAAGGAGCGAGCTATATGACGGAGATATCGGCTGGGGGCGTTGTATACCAGAAGCAAGACGCAGAGTACATGCTCCTATTGATTGAAGACCGCTATGGCAAGGTAACACTCGCAAAAGGGAAGCAGGAGATGGGCGAGACCATCGAAGAAACGGCTCTGCGCGAAGTTTTGGAAGAAACAGGCGTAGCCGGACGATTGGGATCCAAGCTTGACATGATCACTTATGTGTATACACATCCAGTGACGGGCGAATCCATCGACAAAGAAGTCCATTATTATTTGGTGGAAGCTTACAACACGGAGATCACCGTGCAGCTAGAGGAAATCAATGATGTCCATTGGCATTCTGCAAAGGAAGCATGGGATTTGCAACTGCAACGGGGATACCGTAACAATGACAGCATTTTTCGCCTTGCATTCGAACAATTAGGGATAGAGGTGTAGTTCTATGAACATGAACAAATATATCGACCACACGCTGTTGAAGCCTGATGCTACACAAGAGATGATTGACAAGCTGTGCCAAGAAGCAAGAGAGCATGACTTCATGTCTGTATGTGTAAACCCTTATTGGGTAAAACGCTCTGCTGAACTCTTGGCAGGTTCTGATGTAAAAGTGTGCACGGTTATCGGTTTCCCTCTGGGAGCGAGCACAATCGAATCCAAAGCAGCCGAAACCCGCGATGCGATTGCAAACGGAGCGACTGAGGTAGATATGGTACTGAACGTGGGTGCCCTGAAATCCGGCGACCTGGAAACTGTCAAAAAAGACATCGCTGCTGTAAAGCAAGCGGCTGGCGATATTCTCTTGAAAGTGATTCTGGAAACCTGCCTCTTGACCGAAGAAGAAAAAGTAGTTGCGTGCAAGCTCTCCGTAGAGGCTGGTGCTGATTACGTAAAAACCTCCACAGGATTTTCAACAGGTGGAGCAACGGTTGAAGATATCGCCCTGATGCGTAAAACCGTAGGACCAAATGTAGGCGTAAAAGCGTCTGGTGGCGTTCGTGACGGTGAAACAGCGGTTGCGATGATCGAAGCAGGCGCGAGCCGTATCGGTACGAGCTCCGGTGTTTCCATTGTAACAGGAGCAAAAACAACAGGCAGCGGATACTAATACCAAAGAAAAGCCTGGCCGAGGTAAGGCCGGGCTTTTTCCGTCCTGCATGCTGAAGTTCCTATAGAGAGAGGATAGGGAGCGGGGAGGAGATTAGCAAAATGAAATTTGTTAAAGGAATCGTCATCCTGTTGGCTTTTTATGGGGTAGGCGTAGCTGCGAGCAAATGGCTGCATATTCCCCTGCCCGGGAACCTTGTGGGAATGCTGCTATTAACACTGGGACTGTGTATGGGATGGATACGAATGGATTGGGTGGAACAAGCGGGTACATTTTTAATTAGACACATGTTGCTCTTTTTCGTACCGATCATTGTCGGAGTTGCTTCCTATTTAAACGTATTCACACAAAACCCATTGCCAATCATACTATCGATGGTGCTTGGTCCATTGCTGGTCATGCTTGTGACTGGCGTGGTTGTGCAATGGTATATGAAGCATCATAAACAAAAATCAGAATCGTCCTTGCCGCAAGAAGGGAGGACTTTGGATGCTTAGTCCATTTTTTGCCATTTTAGTATCGATAGCAGGGTACAAAGGTGCAACTATGATCAACGCTCGATTCCATCGATTGCAGCCTCTTTTGGTGGCTGTGATCTTGGTCTGGACCATGTGGTGGGCATTTAGCGGTGATTGGGAGGCGTTTGCTGCCGGAGGATCGTGGATTTCCTTTTGGCTCGGTCCTGCAACGGTGGCACTCGCTATTCCGCTGGCTAAACAGATCAAGGAATTTGCTCATATTTGGCGCGGTGTTTTGCTTGGTGTATGTGCAGGCTGTGCAGTTGCGATCCTCGTCGTTATGGCGGTTCATTGGTGTCTAGGCTCAAATGAGCTCGTATACAAAAGCATGCTCAGCAAATCCGTGACCACCCCCATTGCGTTGGAGCTGAGTCGTTCCATAGGTGGGGAGCCTGCACTTGCAGCCTTTTTTACCGCGCTAACAGGGATGGTCGGTGTCATGATTGCCCGTCCTGTTCTCAAATGGGGAAAAATCACGGATGATTGGGCAATCGGGATCGCTATTGGTACGAGTGCACACGCCATTGGTACGGCTAGCTTGAACCGCGTTTCCCCTGTTCAAACGGCAGCGTCCAGTGTCGCAATGATCGTGGCTGGCGTCATTACTTCCATCTACTTGATACCATTTTCTTTCTAAAGGTGAGGTCAGTCGGACGACGCTTATCAGGGATAAGCCATTGAATAAACCGGGCTATTTGCGGCACGAATGGCAGCGCAACTAGAGAGCAGACGAGATTGAAGATCGTCTGTGAATGGGCGATTTGCATAGAAGGACTATCCGTTAAAAAGGCACTGACGAGGGCAAGCTGGGAAAGAAACGGTAAAAAAACAATCGCGCCTGCAACGTTGAAGAGCGTATGGCACCATGCGACCTGCTTGGATGCCGTATTTGTGCCAATCGCAGCGATGACAGCAGTAAAGCAGGTTCCGACATTCGCGCCCAATACGATGGCGAGTGCCGTTTCCATCGAAAGAATTTGATGACTGAGAAGGCCCATCGTGATCACGGTTGTAGCGGAACCGCTATGAATGAGCGCGGTGAAAATGACCCCGGTAATCAAACCGATCCAGATGGAATGGCTGCTCTCCAGAAAAAGCGAACGAAACGTCTCAGACTGCTCCAAAGGCTTCGCCATGACTTTCAATGTATCGATGCCGAGGAAGATCAGTCCGAAGCCGGCGACGACAAGACCAATGCAACGAATGTTTCGGCGCGGCATCAGCCAAAGGGCGACTCCGATGAGAAGCATGGGGATGGCAAAAGACTCGAGCTTGAGCGCAACCAGCTCCGTTGTCACGGTCGTGCCCAGATTGGTACCTAAAATGATGCCAACGGTTTGTGTGAACTGGATGATACCTGCGTTCGTCAGCCCAATCGTCAGGACGGTTACCGCACTGGAGCTTTGCAAGACAAAAGTAGCGAAGAGACCAATCCAGAAGCTATGGAGTGGGGTGCGAGTAAAGCGCCCCATCCATTCTTCCATTTTTTTGCCGGCGAGGTTTTGAAAGCCGGAGCGCATGGCATACATACCGAAAAGAAAAAACGTGAGCCCAAAGGTAAAAGGGGCGAGGATGGAGACTATCACAAGATACGTTCCTCCCTGTCCATTTTTAGCAAGTTACTATAACGCTATGCCTGTACTAGGGCAAGCATGACAAAGAGGAGGAATGGCTGCATGGCACGTGTGCTATTGAATCAACATCGGAAAAAGCGGCTAGAAGTAGGACATCCGTGGATTTTTAAATCAGAGGTATTAGAAATTCAAGGGGATGCAGAACCAGGTGAAATCGTCGAGGTCACCAATCACAAAGGACATTTCTTGGCAAAGGGCTACATCAACCCTGCTTCACAAATGATTGTACGCATTTTGAGCTACGACCAAAAGGAAGAGATCGACTACGACTTTTTCTTGCGGAAAATCAAGGAAGCGGCAGAATTCCGGACGAGATTTGTGGACAACCCACGGGCTTGCCGTGTGATTTACGGGGAAGCTGACTTTTTGCCTGGACTCATCGTCGATCGCTACGAGGATACATTGGTTGTCCAAGTCCTCTCATTGGGGATGGAGAAGCGCATCGATTGGATTCGGGATGCACTGGTAGAGGTATTTGCTCCGACTGGTATTTATTTGCGCAATGATGTACCTGTCCGTGAACTGGAAGGGCTCACACAGGGCAAAGAGGTCCTGTACGGAGAGTGTCCGCGTGAGGTATTAATCGAAGAAAACGGATTGAAATACTATGTGGATATCGTAGAGGGGCAAAAGACGGGCTTTTTCTATGATCAGCGGGAAAATCGCGCCTCCATCGCGCCATTGATGAAAGGCTGGGGCGAAAAGCACGGCATTTCCCTGACGAGTATGGAAGTAGACGGCGAGACAAAGCAGGTGCCTGTAGACAAGCGGGGGAAAGCGGTCAAAAATCCGTTTTGGGATGGCGCTGAGGTATTGGAATGCTTTACACATACGGGTTCCTTTACCCTGAACGCATGCAAGCACGGTGCGAAAAAAGTGACAGCCCTCGATATTTCCGAGCACGCTATCGAAACAGCGAAGCGAAACATTACACTCAATGGCTTCTTACATCGTGTTGATTTTGTGGTGGCGAATGCGTTTGATTACTTGCGTGAAAATGTAGAGGCAGGCAAGAGCTGGGATGTAGTCATTCTTGACCCGCCAGCGTTCGCGAAATCGCGTGGAGCAGTGAAAGGCGCTTGCCGCGGTTACAAAGACATTAACTTAAACGGAATGAAGCTCGTTCGTCAGGGCGGCTTTCTCGTTACCGCATCTTGCTCGTACCATATGTCGCCTGAGCTGTTCCTGCAAACGATTCAAGAGGCAGCGGTCGATGCGAAAAAGATATTGCGCCTGATTGAATGGCGAGGAGCGGGCAAGGATCACCCGCAAATCAGTGGGGCTGATGAGGCTCATTACTTGAAATTTGCCATCTTTGAAGTAAGAGATCGTCGATAGAGAAAAAGAAAAACAGCGTCCGCATTAAAACGGCGCTGTTTTTCTTTTCGGCTTTTAGTCTGATTTAAGAAATTGGTTTTTCAAAAATCAATTCGAAGTATTTGGCGATACCATCGCCCCCGATGCTTGGAGCAAAGATTTGCACCAAACGCCAGCCTTCCTTGGCGTGCTCGTGGACAACGGTCTGATAATCTTCTTTTGGTTGGCGTCGAAAAGAGGACAGCTCAACTCGGACGAATTTGTATTCAAACATGTTCTTTCCCCCCGCTTGTATCGTCTCTCTTTTTATACGCGCGACGAGCGGAAAGAGTTGCACAAAGAATGCGAATCATTTCGAATGAAGAAATAAGTGCTCATGACAATTGCTTGTCATTTTTTACACGCCTGACGAGATCGAGTGCCTCCTTGAACCCCAGTTCCTTGCCTAAAAAGACTTGTCCTTCGGCGGGGGTAGAAGCGCGGGCCTGGCTTAAGTTCTGAAGCTCGTGCGTCAAGAGATGCTCGACCAGATAAAGCTGTACCTGACCAATTTCCCGTTCGCTTTTCCGATCACGCTCCTTGAATTTAGCCCGCTGTTGACTTTCCTCCACATACTTGTCAATATCATCCTCCAAAAAATGTGAGGCATTGCAGATGATATGGCGGTAGTCATCCGTCTTAGAGGGAATGGTACGGATGGTGTGACCGAGATGGGCGAGGAGAAATTTGTTCAAGACGATTGGGTCACGGGTGTAGTTGTTATGCAGCAGGGAATATTCCCCCAAAAAAGAACCGCTGTCCTTATCATAGCTATGCAATAAAGTGTAAGAAGAGCAGTACGTGCAGTACAGTAAATAATCTCTCATGGAAATCCCTCCAAAAAATAGCTCCATGACAGGAATTTTATTTATATCGTATGAGAAAAAACGTGAGCAGGTGATACTTGCTTCTCTTGTTTTTGGCGTTTGGTTTGTGTATGCTAAATGACGGGCTCGGCCCGGTAAATAGAGCAGATGTTGGGCTTTTGCATAGCATAGGAGAGAGTAGAAACTGGGTAGACTCTCCGGGTATCGTACGGAGGGGAAAGGAGCATGACACAGATGGGAAATCAAAAGATTCGACTGGGCATTATTTATGGAGGAAAATCCTCAGAGCATGAAGTTTCATTGCGTACGGCCATGTCCATTATGCAGGCTGTAGATGCAAATAAATATGAGGTAACCCCTGTGTACGTTCAATTGGATGGCTCTTGGGTGACTGGAGAAACACTGGCAGGTCAACTGCCGGATAAGATCGAAGCGTTGCGCTTATCGGCAAAAACACCAGTTAGTAACGAGGCAACAGAGACAGGGCAAGAGCTGGCAGTAACAAGCAAGTCAGGCTCGCTGTTTGCCATGAATGAGCAAATGGATGTTGTTTTCCCTGTGGTTCACGGACCATTTGGCGAGGATGGGACGATTCAAGGACTGCTGGAATTGGCGAATATCCCGTACGTGGGAACCGGAGTAATGGCTTCCGCTGTAGGAATGGATAAATGGATGATGAAGACCGTCTTTGCACAGGCTGGACTACCGCAAGTGAAATATGTAGGCTTGCTGCGCTCTCAATGGGAAAAAGGCCAGGACGATGTCATGGATCGGATCGAGCGTGAACTCGGCTATCCGTGTTTCGTCAAACCAGCGAATATGGGCTCCAGCGTAGGGATTAATAAAGCGAAAAATCGTGAGGAACTTAAGCACGCATTAGATGTAGCTGCCAAATTCGACCGCAGATTGATCGTGGAAGAGTTCGTTCAGGTTCGTGAGTTGGAGATTGGCGTTTTGGGGAATGAAGAACTGATGACATCTGTCGTTGGGGAAGTCATTGCCGCTAAAGAATTTTACGATTATGAAGCCAAGTACAAGGGGGCGGGAACAGAGCTCTCCATTCCTGCCATCGTTCCCGAGCATGTATCCGAACAAATCGCGGAAATAGCCAAGCAGGCATTCCAAGCACTCGATGGCTCTGGCCTTTCCCGTGTAGACTTTTTCTGGGATGAAAAAAACGACAAACTCTATATCAACGAAGTGAATACGATGCCAGGCTTTACGCCGTTTAGCATGTATCCAATGCTCTTCCAAGCTGCGGGTGTGGGCTACAGCGAGCTGATCGATCGTCTGGTACAACTCGCTATCGAGCGACATGCGGATAAAGGTCGCAACGTCGTAGATGCGGAAGAGTTGGAGTAATCATGAGAAAAAAGATGCTGATGAATCGGCATCTTTTTTTTTGTGTGGATGGAGGAACGAAATTCGGCCAGCGTATCTCTTTTAACTGTATCCGAAGAATATTATCACTTGAAATGAGAATGATAATCGTTTACATTATACATGGGACGTTTTACCAGTTATGTAAGTCGCAATGCTTGAATAAAAAATTGGATCAAGCAAGAGGAGAGGTAACATGTTCGTAGTCAAGCATATCGCAGAGCATGCAACGATGCAGAGCTTTCTCAATTGTTATCTCCGAGAAACAGGTAGGGGCGAGTGGGTCAATCGAAAAGACGAAATTACAAAGCAGCTAACGAAAATCATACAGCCGAGTTCAACGGGTACGTACCTTCATTGTGAACTCCCGCATCAGGGGATCTCCCTCTATGTCAGTGTCAAATATCATTCCGTGATAGGCAGGCATTTGTTTCATTATCCAGCTTGCTACCGAAGTGGTGACTGCACTCGTTTCGTTCAGGCGGACTACTTGACATTAGCGGTTCTTTTGATCAAAGAACTAACGCTTCAGCATGGGGAAAATGCAGTTCCGGATGAATTAGTCTTGCGGATGATTCAAAGCTGCCAAAGCATTGAGAAATTTGTTCGGACGCGCCAAAGTAATGCCGAGATGTTATATGGCGTGGAACAAAGCTTCATCGAAGCAGAGCAGGCGCTTTTGTTCGGTCACTTGTTCCATCCAACGCCGAAGAGTCAGCAAGGAATTCCTGAGGCCAAGCAAGCGTTGTATGCACCGGAGTGTTGCGGGAAGTTTCAACTCCACTTGTTTGCAGCCCATCCATCGATTGTTCATGAAAAATCTGGGCAAAAAGAATCCGCTACGCAATTACTGAAGGATGAGTTTCCTTCGATAGCTGATGTTGATCCATCATTTTCAATCGTCCCGATTCATCCGCTCCAAGCAGAATGGTTGCTCGAAAAGGTAGCTGTACAAACCTTGATCCGGAAAGGGTTGCTTCTATACCTGGGGCCAGCGGGTGAGGAGTATATGGCGACATCTTCTCTTCGAACGGTTTATCATCCTGAGAAGAAATACATGCTCAAGCTGTCAGTCCCAATCAAAGTTACGAATTCATTACGGGTCAACAAGTTAAGTGAGATGGAGATTGGTTTAGAGGCGAAGCAACTTTTTGAAACAGGGATCGGTGAAGTGAGTCGCAAGTATCCGGGCTTTGGCTTTATCTCTGATCCGGCTTACATCACGATCATGTTGGAGCATGAGGGAGAAACGGGATTTGAAGTAATCCTGCGTGATAATCCCTTTATGGGGAGGAATGCAGAACAAGTCACGCAAATCGCGGCACTCGTGCAAGATCCACTTCCTGGTTACAAGAGTCGGTTGGCAACGATCATCCACTATCTGGCACAAAAGGAAGGGAAGGCGCCGGATGTAGTTAGTCTGGAATGGTTTAAGCGGTATGTAGACATTTCATTGAAACCAATGGTATGGCTCTATCTAAAATACGGAATTGGCTTGGAAGCTCATCAACAGAATAGTGTTGTCACGCTCAAAGACGGATACCCCGATCAGTTCTTTTATCGTGATAATCAAGGCTACTATTTCTCAGAATCGATGCAAGAAGTATTAGAGACAGAATTGCCTGGGGTTGGCAAGGCGAGTAGGAACATTTACAAAGACCATCTTGTCGATGAGCGAATCACCTATTATATGATTTTTAACCATATGTTTGGACTTATTAATGGATTTGGAACGGAAGGTTTAATTGACGAACAAATCTTATTGGCAGAGATGCATGAGGTTTTGACGGAGTTTTTACCTATAAATCGAGAGGCGTCGAAGTTTCTAGAGAATCTACTTACGCGTGAACAGCTTCCGTGTAAGGCGAATTTGCTCACGCGCTTCTATGATTTGGATGAATTAACCCAACCGGAAGAGAGATCATCTGTTTTTGTTTACATAGATAATCCTTTAGCAAAGGTAAAGCAGACCGAAAAGGCAGGGCAGCATGCTTTTGGATAGCTTGAAGAGACTTGGAGGATAAGGTATGGAGTTAACAATACAAGATTTCTCGATTGAAGAGGCACTTCACTCGACACAGTACGTGCAGGTGAGAAGAAGGGTGTTTCGACAATGCATCGAGTCATTGCTCTATGAGGGAATTGTGATTCCTGAGACCATCCAAGAGGATGACGAGACGATTTATACCCTACATGGGCTTGATGAGGGAGATCTGCCTGTTCGCTATCGGTGCCGGGGGCGGAAAAGTCCTAGTTTTGGGCTGGTACGTTTAGGGAAGGATCCCGTTACTCGAGTTGCTTTCGATCAAAGCGGAGTCGCACAGCAAGAATCTGAAGCGATATCCCTCACTCGTTTTTTAGTGGAAGTCTTCCGAATGAATAAGGTAGATGAACAAAGACTGAAGCTATTTGCGAATGATCTGGAGCAAACGTTGTTAAAGGATACATTGGCTCAATACTATCGGGTGCAAAATGATATTCGGATGCAGGGCAAATCATACGATGAGCTGGAAGGGGATTTGATGGACGGTCACCCTTACCATCCTAGCTATAAATCACGTGTTGGATTTACCTACGTAGATCATTTTGCCTATGGTCCTGAATTTAAGCAGGAAGTTCATTTTCTATGGCTAGCGATACATAAGCGATATTCTCAAGTATCCATTGATCAAGGGAAAAATTTCGATGACCTTCTTTTGGATGAATTAGGTCGAGACCATAAAGAAGCCTTTCAACAAATCATCGTCAATCATGGATGTGATCCGGATCAGTATGCCTTCGTGCCTGTCCATCCTTGGCAGTGGCGTAATCATATCGTGCCTGGATTCCTGGACGATATCCATCGCAAAGAGATCATTGTGCTAGGAGTAGGCTCTGATGGTCATCGTCCACAACAATCCATTCGCACCTTTGCTAACAAAAGTAATCCGCATAAACCGTATCTGAAACTCTCGATCAACGTGGTGAATACCTCAGCGGCACGTCATCTCACCCCGCACTCACTGGCAAGTGCACCCATTGTTTCGAGGTGGCTCAAGGAGATTACGGACGAAGATGTGTATTTACGAGACGTGCAAAAGGTGATCATGCTCCAGGAGTTTGCGGCAGTGGCATACGATCCTCCCCCTGCTTCTGAACTGGTGGAAATGGTTACATTCGGAGTAATTGGGTGCATGTGGAGAGAAAGTCTCATCCCTCATCTCGAAACGGGAGAAGATGCGGTTCCTTATAACGCATTAGCGGCAGTAGAGGTGGATGAGGTGCCGTTCATTGATCGCTGGATTCGTGAGCAAGGGCTAGAGAATTGGCTTGTGCGATTATTGGAAAGCAGTGTTTTGCCAGTCGTTCATATTCTGGTGAAACACGGAATTGCCATGGAAACCCACGCACAGAATATGATCCTGGTGCATCGGGATGGTGTTCCTACTCGGGTAGCATTGAAGGATTTTCACGAAGATTTGATTTTTTGCCAACCGTTCTTGAGTGAGCCGGACAAATGCCCGAACTTCGCGGAAGTGCATGAATATTACGCAACGAAGCCCGACGATGTGATGTTTCACATGAATGAAACTTCAACAGTCAGAGATTTGACGTTAGAGACCTTATTTCTGATCAATCTGGGGCAACTCGCACGGCTATTGGAAGAACATTACGGATATGCCGAAGAGCGCTTCTGGGAGATGGCCGCTCAGGTTTTGGAGGGGCACCAACAACGATTCCCGGAATTGGCGGAACGATTTACGCAATTTGATCTGTTTGTTCCAAGTGTGCAAGTAGAGAAATTGACCAAGAAAAAGCTATATACAACGAACGAGAACTATCATTTACATGAAGTTCCCAATCCTTTGTTCGAGGCAAGGAAAAGGCTTCATTCCATGGCTGTAGGAGGTTACTAGCATGTTCATTGTAAATCAAAACGAGATTTCAGTGCTTGAATTGGAGAGACATAAGCAAGGATTCGAAAGCATGGATCATTTTCGACAGCCAGAAGGAAAGAGGTACGCCGTCTGCATAGCTGACCCACTTGACGTGATTAGTCTTGTTCAATATTTACGTGAGCATGATGCCTCCGTGTTGTTAATTCATGGGGAAACCCCAATGGAAACAGCTTATCAGATGGCCGTGAAGGCAAGATGTTATGGGCTTGTTTATCAGGAGACGAAGCACTTCTTGTCCATCACGGATAAACAACAGAGCGAAAAACCATCGCTCTACCAATATAGCTCAGGCACAACGGGAGACGCGAAGCTCATCGGGAGAAGTTGGGAGGATATCCAAACAGAAATTCATGCTTACAACCAGTTGTTTCAGGGAGAGGAAGCGTTAACCCCGATCGTGCTGGCATCGGTGACACATTCGTATGGATTGATATGTGGAGTTTTGGCAGCTTTGGAGCGGGGGAGTAAGCCTTCGATTGTGACGCACAAAAATCCGAAGTTTGCTTTGCAGGTGATTCAAGATACTCCCCAGCATATTGTGTATGGTCTGCCAGTCTTTTATCACATCTTATCTAGCTTTACGCGAGAGCAGGTACGCTTTCACCGGTTAATGACATCAGGAGCTCCCATGCCAGAAGGCCTGTTTCTCAAGCTGCAAGGCATGAGCGACATCTTGATGCAACAATATGGATGCTCCGAGGGGGGATGCGTCAGTATGAGTAAGCAGATGCGGACCCATACAGATCTGGGAGTTCCCCTTTCCCATGTAACAATGACAGCAGGCGAAAATGAAGAACAACCCGGTGAAATTAAGATTTGGAATGGACAGAACGAAATAGCGACGCAGGATTTAGGTTTCTGGACAGGAGAAGGACATATTCAATTTGTATCAAGGATGGATGATGTGATAAACGTTTCTGGCTTAAAGGTATTTCCTTTAGAGGTCGAGGACGTCATTTTGAAAATGAGTGGGATAAAAGAAGTTGTCGTGTATCGTGGACATCATCCGGTCATGGGAGAGATTGTGAAGGCGCAGGTTATTGCAGAGGGAGGAGCTACGTCTGAACAAATCAGGAAATGGTGCCAGGATCGTTTGCCAGGCTATAAAGTCCCATTCGAAATCCAATGCGTGAAGAGCATTCCTAAAACAGCTACAGGAAAAATCAGCCGTCGATTAGTAGAAACGGAGACGATCAGTAAATGACACGATCAGAAAGAATCGAGCAAATCCATACGATCATGACCGAAAAATTAAAATTATCGCATATTCACACGCTAGAAGAGTCTATGAGATTGAATGAGGATCTACATATAGATTCGATTATGCTATTGCAACTGATTGTGTATATCGAAGAAGATTTGCAATTGGTAGTTCCTGCTCATGAGTTAGATCCACGAATCTTCCAAACGGTTGGATCGCTCCTTACTTTTGTTGAACAGCTGGAACCGCAGCATGTATCGAAATAGCGTCTATACAAACAGCGAGTGGGGGATACAGAATGGTTAAGGTTCATTGCATCATTTCTTGCCTATGCGAAGTGATTAAGCGCCGCACAAAGATTGATTATCGTCCCTATTATTTTGGCATATGGGATGCCGAGTACTCCATTACAGATCAAGGTGTGGTCACCTATTACATTGATAACCATGAGGAGATTATCAAGGGATATGAGCGACTTTTCCGAGCGAAAGTAACAGAATGGTATGATCATT
The window above is part of the Brevibacillus brevis NBRC 100599 genome. Proteins encoded here:
- a CDS encoding IucA/IucC family protein; this translates as MELTIQDFSIEEALHSTQYVQVRRRVFRQCIESLLYEGIVIPETIQEDDETIYTLHGLDEGDLPVRYRCRGRKSPSFGLVRLGKDPVTRVAFDQSGVAQQESEAISLTRFLVEVFRMNKVDEQRLKLFANDLEQTLLKDTLAQYYRVQNDIRMQGKSYDELEGDLMDGHPYHPSYKSRVGFTYVDHFAYGPEFKQEVHFLWLAIHKRYSQVSIDQGKNFDDLLLDELGRDHKEAFQQIIVNHGCDPDQYAFVPVHPWQWRNHIVPGFLDDIHRKEIIVLGVGSDGHRPQQSIRTFANKSNPHKPYLKLSINVVNTSAARHLTPHSLASAPIVSRWLKEITDEDVYLRDVQKVIMLQEFAAVAYDPPPASELVEMVTFGVIGCMWRESLIPHLETGEDAVPYNALAAVEVDEVPFIDRWIREQGLENWLVRLLESSVLPVVHILVKHGIAMETHAQNMILVHRDGVPTRVALKDFHEDLIFCQPFLSEPDKCPNFAEVHEYYATKPDDVMFHMNETSTVRDLTLETLFLINLGQLARLLEEHYGYAEERFWEMAAQVLEGHQQRFPELAERFTQFDLFVPSVQVEKLTKKKLYTTNENYHLHEVPNPLFEARKRLHSMAVGGY
- the asbD gene encoding petrobactin biosynthesis protein AsbD, with the protein product MTRSERIEQIHTIMTEKLKLSHIHTLEESMRLNEDLHIDSIMLLQLIVYIEEDLQLVVPAHELDPRIFQTVGSLLTFVEQLEPQHVSK
- a CDS encoding AMP-binding protein, which translates into the protein MFIVNQNEISVLELERHKQGFESMDHFRQPEGKRYAVCIADPLDVISLVQYLREHDASVLLIHGETPMETAYQMAVKARCYGLVYQETKHFLSITDKQQSEKPSLYQYSSGTTGDAKLIGRSWEDIQTEIHAYNQLFQGEEALTPIVLASVTHSYGLICGVLAALERGSKPSIVTHKNPKFALQVIQDTPQHIVYGLPVFYHILSSFTREQVRFHRLMTSGAPMPEGLFLKLQGMSDILMQQYGCSEGGCVSMSKQMRTHTDLGVPLSHVTMTAGENEEQPGEIKIWNGQNEIATQDLGFWTGEGHIQFVSRMDDVINVSGLKVFPLEVEDVILKMSGIKEVVVYRGHHPVMGEIVKAQVIAEGGATSEQIRKWCQDRLPGYKVPFEIQCVKSIPKTATGKISRRLVETETISK
- a CDS encoding IucA/IucC family protein; the protein is MFVVKHIAEHATMQSFLNCYLRETGRGEWVNRKDEITKQLTKIIQPSSTGTYLHCELPHQGISLYVSVKYHSVIGRHLFHYPACYRSGDCTRFVQADYLTLAVLLIKELTLQHGENAVPDELVLRMIQSCQSIEKFVRTRQSNAEMLYGVEQSFIEAEQALLFGHLFHPTPKSQQGIPEAKQALYAPECCGKFQLHLFAAHPSIVHEKSGQKESATQLLKDEFPSIADVDPSFSIVPIHPLQAEWLLEKVAVQTLIRKGLLLYLGPAGEEYMATSSLRTVYHPEKKYMLKLSVPIKVTNSLRVNKLSEMEIGLEAKQLFETGIGEVSRKYPGFGFISDPAYITIMLEHEGETGFEVILRDNPFMGRNAEQVTQIAALVQDPLPGYKSRLATIIHYLAQKEGKAPDVVSLEWFKRYVDISLKPMVWLYLKYGIGLEAHQQNSVVTLKDGYPDQFFYRDNQGYYFSESMQEVLETELPGVGKASRNIYKDHLVDERITYYMIFNHMFGLINGFGTEGLIDEQILLAEMHEVLTEFLPINREASKFLENLLTREQLPCKANLLTRFYDLDELTQPEERSSVFVYIDNPLAKVKQTEKAGQHAFG